Proteins encoded within one genomic window of Empedobacter falsenii:
- a CDS encoding slipin family protein: MKKLAINNQEIGIYIKNNEIEKVYTKGNYWILFNKNIEKLNINEIIDEKYHTMFLENETLKSMVDFIEVLHNEVLIICKNNQIYNSFYNKNVMIWKNSTQLKAVKFELNSTEEIKNLTKREIDILRKAGAIRIISVAPYFEGILFKDNEFDSVLKAGEYQFYNNETKISMVSFDMRPQTIEISGQEILTKDKAQLRINFMVNYQITDLLNAYQSNKDFEKMIYQAIQLGLREFIGNMNFDDLMSDKNSVTNYIIQKYQAQFQEIGLKLIDAGMKDIILPGEIREIMNRVLIAEKTAQANSITRREETASTRSLLNTAKLMEENETLWKLKEMEYIEKIADKVGEISISGGSNVLNELKTMFTK; the protein is encoded by the coding sequence ATGAAAAAATTAGCAATTAACAACCAAGAAATTGGAATCTATATCAAAAACAACGAAATCGAAAAAGTTTACACAAAAGGAAACTATTGGATTTTATTCAATAAAAACATCGAAAAATTAAACATCAACGAAATAATTGATGAAAAATACCACACAATGTTTTTAGAAAATGAAACTTTGAAATCGATGGTAGATTTTATCGAAGTATTACACAATGAAGTGTTAATTATATGTAAAAACAATCAAATCTATAATTCATTTTACAATAAAAACGTGATGATTTGGAAAAATTCAACTCAATTAAAAGCTGTAAAATTTGAGTTGAATTCTACTGAAGAAATTAAAAATTTAACAAAAAGAGAAATTGATATTTTGAGAAAAGCTGGAGCTATTCGTATCATTTCTGTTGCGCCATATTTCGAAGGAATTTTATTCAAAGACAATGAATTTGATTCGGTTTTAAAAGCTGGTGAATACCAATTTTACAACAACGAAACAAAAATTTCGATGGTTTCTTTTGATATGCGTCCGCAAACAATTGAAATTTCGGGACAAGAAATTTTGACAAAAGATAAAGCGCAATTGCGAATCAATTTTATGGTAAATTATCAAATTACTGATTTGTTAAACGCTTATCAATCGAACAAAGATTTCGAAAAAATGATTTATCAAGCGATTCAATTAGGTTTGAGAGAATTTATTGGAAACATGAATTTTGATGATTTGATGTCGGATAAAAATTCGGTAACGAATTATATCATTCAAAAATATCAAGCTCAATTCCAAGAAATTGGTCTAAAATTGATTGACGCAGGTATGAAAGACATTATTCTTCCAGGAGAAATAAGAGAAATTATGAACCGCGTTTTGATTGCCGAAAAAACGGCTCAAGCCAATTCGATTACGCGTCGTGAGGAAACTGCTTCGACAAGAAGCTTGTTGAACACTGCGAAATTGATGGAAGAAAACGAAACGTTATGGAAATTGAAAGAAATGGAATACATCGAAAAAATTGCTGATAAAGTGGGAGAAATCTCAATTTCTGGCGGATCGAATGTGTTAAATGAACTAAAAACAATGTTTACGAAATGA
- a CDS encoding phage holin family protein, translating into MGFIINLLVSALVVFGLANILPGVSVKGYGSAIIVAIVIGLLNAIVKPVLNFISLPVTILTLGLFSFVITAIIILLASAIMGDSFHVDGFWYALLFGIVLAVVNSLVGGMMGD; encoded by the coding sequence ATGGGCTTTATTATTAATCTTCTGGTATCAGCATTAGTTGTTTTCGGACTTGCTAACATTTTACCTGGAGTATCTGTAAAAGGGTATGGTTCTGCAATTATCGTTGCAATTGTTATTGGACTTTTAAACGCTATTGTAAAACCAGTTTTAAACTTTATTAGTTTACCTGTAACAATCTTAACATTAGGATTATTTTCTTTTGTGATTACAGCAATTATTATCTTATTAGCAAGCGCAATTATGGGAGATAGTTTCCATGTTGACGGATTCTGGTACGCATTATTATTTGGTATTGTTTTAGCGGTTGTCAATTCTTTAGTTGGAGGAATGATGGGAGACTAA
- a CDS encoding glycoside hydrolase family 25 protein, with translation MHSSRKKYIKLLPFTLILLIGILFYIGILRFNYPSSKKYPIQGIDVSNHQNLIEWEKIDKTKIHFVYIKATEGGDFKDKRFDYNWKNAKKNRFFVGAYHFFTFCKTGEEQANNFIETVPIEQNNLPPVIDLEYGGNCKLVKSKNELISEIKIFENIIHSHYNKKPILYVTEEFYNDYLIGQFEENMIWFRDIYKKPTIKDNRHWDFWQFANRAHIKGINTYVDLNVFNGNQEDFNKLVE, from the coding sequence ATGCATTCAAGTAGAAAAAAATATATCAAACTTTTACCATTTACATTAATCTTATTAATTGGTATTTTATTTTATATAGGAATTTTGAGATTTAATTATCCATCATCTAAAAAATATCCTATACAAGGAATTGATGTTTCTAATCATCAAAATTTAATTGAATGGGAAAAAATAGACAAAACTAAAATTCATTTTGTATATATAAAAGCTACAGAAGGAGGAGATTTTAAAGATAAACGTTTCGATTATAATTGGAAAAACGCTAAAAAAAATCGTTTTTTTGTTGGCGCATATCATTTTTTTACTTTTTGCAAAACAGGTGAAGAGCAGGCTAATAATTTTATAGAAACAGTTCCTATTGAACAAAATAATTTGCCCCCTGTAATTGATTTGGAATATGGTGGAAATTGTAAACTTGTAAAATCGAAAAATGAATTGATTTCTGAAATCAAGATATTTGAAAATATTATTCATTCACATTACAACAAAAAGCCTATTCTTTATGTAACTGAAGAATTTTATAATGATTATTTAATAGGTCAATTTGAGGAAAATATGATATGGTTTAGGGATATATATAAAAAACCAACTATTAAGGATAATAGACATTGGGATTTTTGGCAATTTGCAAATAGAGCGCACATAAAAGGGATAAATACTTATGTTGATTTGAATGTTTTCAATGGAAACCAAGAAGATTTTAATAAATTAGTTGAATAA
- a CDS encoding TonB-dependent receptor: MKKIFTSVFILSAALSYAQSTLKGKITDQNKQPIVGAEVFWQSSDISVITDEKGNFEIENYQPTSILGVFYDNETTTFKELKDEFQNITINVKDHFGDTSLNEVVVRDTSSSLKKSKFATNMTTMTGKELLKAACCNLAESFETNPSIDVNFSDAVTGNKQIKMLGLTSPYILIAEENIPNVRGASQAFGLSFTPGTWVESIQVTKGAGTVINGYESISGQINTELIKPSNDIPLFVNLYGSTDSRFEGNVHLNKKLNDKWSTSLFMHGNARVSKNDMNDDGFLDNPLGHQVNVMNRWQYQNLEKGWVGFLSARYLNDTKQAGQVDFDKDRDKLTTNYWGSEINTNRVDVSSKIGYVFPEMPYQSMGLQTAFSYHKQDSYFGLNQYDIEQQSFYANYIFSSIISNTKNKFSTGASFTYDKFKEFVALPTDANYDRIDNSAGAFFEYTFDNMKNFNMIAGLRGDYHNRMGFFLTPRLHTRYMPVKGTTIKASVGRGKRINNIFAENQNLFASSRQFNILGDGNGKIYGLDPEIAWNYGFSVTQEFKLFGKNADVTADFYRTDFQNQIVTDIDYLARQVRFYNLEGDSYANSFQFDFNYNPFTNFKIRASYKYYDIATDYEKGKLERPLQAKHRFFTNLEYETRERNGKNWRFDATYNWIGKQRLPNTSDNLPENQLNEYSNPFGTINFQITRVFSKRFEVYIGGENVTNYQQHRVILGADNPFGSNFDSSIVYAPIFGQMYYAGLRFSLK, translated from the coding sequence ATGAAAAAAATATTCACTTCAGTATTTATACTAAGTGCTGCGTTATCTTACGCGCAATCTACATTAAAGGGAAAAATTACAGATCAAAATAAACAACCAATCGTTGGAGCAGAAGTGTTTTGGCAATCGTCAGATATTTCAGTTATTACAGATGAAAAAGGAAATTTTGAGATCGAAAATTATCAACCAACTTCAATTTTAGGTGTTTTTTATGACAATGAGACGACAACTTTTAAGGAATTAAAAGACGAATTTCAGAATATCACTATCAATGTAAAAGATCATTTTGGGGATACTTCGTTGAATGAAGTTGTGGTTCGTGATACAAGTAGTTCGCTTAAAAAATCGAAGTTTGCAACCAATATGACGACAATGACTGGAAAAGAATTGTTGAAAGCAGCATGTTGTAATTTAGCTGAATCTTTCGAGACAAATCCTTCTATTGATGTCAATTTTTCGGATGCTGTGACAGGAAATAAGCAAATTAAAATGTTAGGTTTAACCTCTCCTTATATTTTGATTGCAGAAGAAAATATACCAAATGTTCGTGGAGCTTCTCAAGCTTTTGGGCTTAGTTTTACGCCAGGAACTTGGGTAGAAAGTATTCAGGTGACGAAAGGTGCTGGAACGGTGATTAATGGTTACGAAAGTATTTCTGGGCAGATTAATACAGAATTAATAAAACCTTCAAATGATATTCCGTTGTTTGTGAATCTTTATGGTTCGACAGATTCTCGTTTTGAAGGAAATGTGCATTTGAACAAAAAATTGAATGATAAATGGAGTACTTCTTTGTTTATGCATGGAAATGCACGTGTTTCGAAAAATGACATGAACGATGATGGATTTTTAGATAATCCGCTTGGACATCAAGTTAATGTGATGAATCGTTGGCAATATCAAAACTTAGAAAAAGGTTGGGTTGGATTTTTATCAGCACGTTATTTGAATGATACAAAACAAGCAGGACAAGTTGATTTTGATAAAGATCGCGATAAATTAACAACAAATTATTGGGGATCAGAAATCAATACAAATCGTGTGGATGTTTCGTCAAAAATTGGGTATGTTTTTCCAGAAATGCCTTATCAAAGTATGGGATTACAAACGGCGTTTAGCTATCATAAACAAGATTCTTACTTTGGATTGAATCAATATGATATCGAACAACAAAGTTTTTATGCCAATTATATTTTTAGTTCGATTATTAGCAATACAAAAAATAAATTCTCTACAGGAGCTAGTTTTACATACGATAAATTCAAGGAATTTGTAGCGCTTCCAACGGATGCGAATTATGATCGAATTGATAATTCTGCAGGAGCATTTTTCGAATATACGTTTGATAATATGAAGAATTTCAATATGATTGCTGGGCTTCGTGGAGATTATCATAATCGAATGGGCTTTTTCTTGACACCGCGTTTGCATACGCGTTATATGCCAGTAAAAGGAACAACAATAAAAGCGTCGGTTGGTCGCGGAAAACGAATCAATAATATATTTGCAGAAAATCAGAATTTATTTGCATCTTCAAGACAATTTAATATTCTGGGCGATGGAAATGGAAAAATATATGGTTTAGATCCAGAAATTGCATGGAATTATGGATTTAGCGTAACACAAGAATTTAAATTATTTGGTAAAAATGCAGATGTTACAGCAGATTTTTATCGAACAGATTTTCAAAATCAAATCGTAACTGATATCGATTATTTGGCTCGTCAAGTAAGATTTTATAATTTAGAAGGAGATTCGTATGCAAATTCGTTCCAATTTGATTTTAATTATAATCCATTCACAAATTTCAAAATTAGAGCATCTTATAAATATTACGATATCGCAACAGATTATGAAAAAGGAAAATTAGAACGTCCGTTGCAAGCGAAACATCGTTTCTTTACAAATTTAGAATACGAAACACGCGAAAGAAATGGTAAAAATTGGCGTTTTGATGCAACGTATAATTGGATTGGAAAACAGCGTTTACCAAATACATCAGATAATTTACCAGAAAATCAGTTGAATGAATATTCGAATCCATTTGGGACAATTAATTTCCAGATTACACGTGTTTTTTCAAAACGTTTTGAAGTATATATTGGAGGAGAAAATGTAACGAATTATCAACAACATCGCGTAATTTTAGGAGCAGATAATCCTTTTGGTTCAAATTTCGATAGTTCGATTGTTTATGCGCCAATTTTTGGACAAATGTATTACGCTGGATTAAGATTTAGTTTAAAATAA
- a CDS encoding heavy-metal-associated domain-containing protein: protein MKKLLAFALVATLGISAQAQNKNAKHDLHVKGNCRQCKDRIEKAAYGVKGVKSAEWDSNTQNLHIILNEKKSKVDDVENAVVAVGHDTDNKRAEEKVYGNLPSCCSYDREGSAGEANTHSH, encoded by the coding sequence ATGAAAAAATTATTAGCCTTTGCTTTGGTTGCGACTTTAGGAATTAGCGCACAAGCACAAAATAAAAATGCAAAACACGATTTACACGTTAAAGGAAATTGTAGGCAATGCAAAGATCGTATAGAAAAAGCAGCTTATGGTGTAAAAGGTGTAAAATCTGCTGAATGGGATAGTAATACGCAAAATTTACATATTATATTGAATGAGAAAAAGAGTAAAGTGGATGATGTAGAAAACGCTGTAGTAGCGGTTGGTCACGATACTGATAATAAACGTGCAGAAGAAAAAGTGTACGGAAATTTACCTTCTTGTTGTTCATATGATCGTGAAGGTTCAGCTGGGGAAGCTAACACGCATAGTCATTAA
- a CDS encoding tRNA methyl transferase PRC-barrel domain-containing protein — translation MKIGQIVEIPKNSSIYNKEKPSFRSKEEELSWKVSQRSYSLFDGFIVGEHTGIDKFEIGQRKGLNVSGKEFPVYVIGIDKRENRIFVGQGKNHPGLFTDVFSFEEQNISWLEKPFLIDEIEVNVTSIHLKEEINARFYQFGKIYFLEFEKQIPLIMKNYTLRLSYENKEVILLNK, via the coding sequence GTGAAAATAGGTCAAATTGTAGAGATTCCAAAAAATTCTTCTATTTATAATAAAGAAAAACCATCTTTTCGATCAAAAGAAGAAGAACTTTCGTGGAAGGTAAGCCAAAGAAGTTATTCTTTGTTTGATGGTTTTATTGTAGGAGAACATACTGGAATAGATAAATTTGAAATAGGACAACGAAAAGGTTTAAATGTTAGCGGAAAAGAATTTCCGGTTTATGTGATTGGAATTGATAAACGCGAGAACAGAATTTTTGTAGGACAAGGAAAAAATCATCCAGGTCTTTTTACAGATGTATTCTCTTTTGAAGAACAAAATATAAGTTGGTTAGAAAAACCATTTTTAATAGATGAGATAGAAGTGAATGTTACTTCTATACATTTGAAAGAAGAAATAAATGCGAGATTTTATCAATTTGGAAAAATCTATTTTTTGGAGTTTGAAAAACAAATTCCTTTGATAATGAAAAATTACACATTAAGGCTTTCTTATGAAAACAAGGAAGTTATACTATTAAATAAATAA
- a CDS encoding polysaccharide deacetylase family protein: protein MIWNKKLMTLLSVFLLSFSTSLFAQKTSNSVKKYIYLTFDDGPLNGSENIDEVFKNEKLKVTVFLVGEHVEKNKTMTDYFKYYEDNPYIEECNHSWTHANDQYKKFYSNEQTSVADILKNQSTLKLQDKIVRLPGRNMWRLDGKSKNDGASGVQTADGLAKLGYKVIGWDLEWAHHAKDGTPVQSVQAIYKQIVNQLESNKTFTKNNIVVLIHDEMFQNKWEESELKQLVDLLRKHYNYIFEQIKFYPQ, encoded by the coding sequence ATGATATGGAATAAAAAATTGATGACACTTTTGAGTGTTTTTTTATTAAGCTTTTCTACAAGTTTGTTTGCGCAGAAAACGAGTAATTCTGTGAAGAAATACATCTATTTAACTTTTGATGATGGACCTTTGAATGGAAGTGAAAATATTGATGAGGTTTTCAAAAATGAGAAGTTAAAAGTGACTGTTTTTCTTGTAGGAGAACATGTGGAGAAAAATAAAACAATGACGGATTATTTTAAATATTACGAAGATAACCCGTATATCGAAGAATGTAATCACAGTTGGACACATGCGAATGATCAGTACAAAAAGTTTTATAGTAACGAGCAAACGTCGGTTGCGGATATTTTGAAAAATCAATCGACCTTAAAATTACAAGATAAAATTGTTCGTTTACCCGGAAGAAACATGTGGAGATTGGATGGGAAATCGAAGAATGATGGAGCTTCAGGAGTGCAAACGGCTGATGGTTTAGCAAAGTTGGGTTATAAGGTTATTGGCTGGGATTTGGAATGGGCTCATCATGCAAAAGATGGAACGCCGGTGCAATCTGTTCAAGCGATTTATAAACAAATTGTTAATCAATTAGAATCGAATAAAACCTTTACAAAGAATAATATAGTTGTGTTGATTCATGATGAAATGTTTCAGAATAAATGGGAAGAGTCCGAATTGAAACAATTGGTTGATCTTCTTAGAAAACATTATAATTATATTTTTGAGCAAATAAAATTTTATCCTCAATAA
- a CDS encoding glycine--tRNA ligase — protein MSEDIFKKVVSHAKEYGFIFQSSEIYDGLSAVYDYGQNGAELKNNIKQYWWKAMVQMHENIVGIDSAIFMHPTTWKASGHVDAFNDPLIDNKDSKKRYRADVLIEDHCAKIEGKIEKEVAKAAKRFGDAFDKDQFVATNPRVVEYQNQINTILARMGKSLENEDLDDVKALIEELEIADPVTGSKNWTEVRQFNLMFGTKLGATADQAMDLYLRPETAQGIFLNYLNVQKSGRMKLPFGIAQIGKAFRNEIVARQFIFRQREFEQMEMQFFVKPGTELDWYEKWKETRLRWHQTLGLGNDNYRFHDHEKLAHYANAAADIEFKFPFGFKELEGIHSRTDFDLKAHEQHSGKKIQYFDNETNESYTPYVVETSVGLDRMFLAVFSNSLKEEVLEDGSERVVLSLPAALAPIKAAVLPLVKKDGLPELAKEILKKLRLDYNVMYEEKDTIGKRYRRMDAIGTPFCITVDHDSLNDNSVTLRYRDTMEQKRVNIDELAQIIDKEVNMKYLFEQL, from the coding sequence ATGTCAGAAGATATTTTCAAGAAAGTAGTTTCTCATGCGAAAGAATATGGTTTCATTTTTCAATCGAGTGAGATTTATGATGGATTATCAGCCGTTTACGATTATGGTCAAAACGGAGCTGAGCTAAAAAATAACATCAAACAATATTGGTGGAAAGCAATGGTACAAATGCACGAAAACATTGTCGGCATTGATTCTGCTATTTTTATGCACCCTACTACTTGGAAAGCTTCGGGCCATGTTGATGCGTTTAATGATCCTTTGATTGATAACAAAGATTCTAAAAAACGTTACCGTGCCGATGTTTTAATTGAAGATCATTGTGCAAAAATTGAAGGTAAAATCGAGAAAGAAGTTGCAAAAGCTGCAAAACGTTTCGGAGATGCTTTTGATAAAGATCAATTTGTTGCGACAAATCCTCGTGTTGTAGAATATCAAAATCAAATCAATACAATTTTAGCGCGCATGGGAAAATCTTTGGAAAACGAAGATTTAGATGATGTAAAAGCTTTGATTGAAGAATTAGAAATTGCTGATCCTGTAACTGGTTCTAAAAACTGGACAGAAGTTCGTCAATTCAACTTGATGTTCGGAACAAAATTAGGTGCAACAGCTGATCAGGCAATGGATTTATATTTGCGCCCAGAAACGGCTCAAGGTATTTTCTTAAATTACTTGAACGTACAAAAATCTGGACGTATGAAATTACCTTTCGGAATTGCTCAGATTGGTAAAGCTTTCCGTAATGAGATTGTTGCACGTCAATTTATTTTCCGTCAACGTGAGTTTGAACAAATGGAAATGCAATTTTTCGTAAAACCAGGAACTGAGTTAGATTGGTACGAAAAATGGAAAGAAACACGTTTACGTTGGCACCAAACATTAGGTTTAGGAAATGATAATTACCGTTTCCACGACCACGAAAAGTTAGCGCACTATGCAAATGCTGCTGCTGATATTGAGTTTAAATTCCCATTCGGATTCAAAGAATTAGAAGGAATTCACTCTCGTACAGATTTCGATTTGAAAGCTCACGAACAACATTCAGGTAAAAAAATTCAATATTTCGATAACGAAACAAACGAATCGTACACACCTTACGTGGTAGAAACTTCTGTAGGTTTGGATCGTATGTTCTTAGCAGTTTTCTCAAATTCATTGAAAGAAGAAGTTTTAGAAGATGGATCAGAACGTGTAGTATTGTCTTTACCAGCTGCATTAGCGCCAATTAAAGCGGCTGTTTTACCATTAGTTAAAAAAGATGGTTTACCTGAATTAGCGAAAGAAATTTTGAAAAAATTACGTTTAGATTACAACGTAATGTACGAAGAAAAAGATACAATCGGGAAACGCTATCGTCGTATGGATGCGATTGGAACTCCTTTCTGTATCACTGTTGACCATGATTCGTTAAACGACAATTCTGTTACTTTACGTTACCGTGATACAATGGAACAAAAACGTGTTAATATTGATGAGTTAGCTCAAATTATCGACAAAGAAGTGAACATGAAATATCTTTTTGAACAATTATAA
- a CDS encoding HYC_CC_PP family protein, with the protein MQHYIKYVLSVVLIFSNLNYAFSMHFCQGEMEQVKLNHLDNNSCEMEVSTSCCPPKTEKKHCELPENNKSKKDDCCKDISYSDKFVEKQIVKIQKLVPISFIASEILQIRIPIQDEEVSNQSNFLDFYVASNAPPNYILNSQLTFYEG; encoded by the coding sequence ATGCAACATTACATAAAGTATGTTTTGTCGGTGGTTTTGATTTTCTCAAATCTTAACTACGCATTTTCTATGCATTTTTGTCAAGGAGAAATGGAGCAAGTGAAGTTGAATCATTTGGATAATAATTCGTGCGAAATGGAAGTTTCTACTTCGTGCTGCCCTCCAAAAACAGAAAAAAAACATTGCGAATTACCAGAAAACAATAAATCTAAAAAAGACGATTGTTGCAAAGATATTTCATATTCGGATAAGTTTGTGGAAAAGCAAATTGTCAAAATTCAGAAACTTGTTCCAATTAGTTTTATAGCTTCTGAAATTCTTCAAATTAGAATTCCGATTCAAGATGAAGAGGTAAGTAATCAATCAAATTTTCTTGACTTTTATGTTGCGTCAAATGCGCCGCCAAATTATATACTCAATTCTCAATTAACATTTTACGAAGGATAA
- a CDS encoding helix-turn-helix transcriptional regulator: MATNKIALIRYQTIDKCLQNHFRKWTLEDLIEKVSEALYEYEGITSGVSKRTIQGDIQVMRSDKLGYNAPIVVREKKFYEYEDRDYSIHNSPVSSADLDKMKEVISVMKQLNGFNYFDDMNEIITRLENNLSKQTHQQPNYIQFEENPLLKGLEHLNRLYQAIVKKQPLLISYQSFKAKNQEPKQQVYYPYLLKEYRNRWFLLAKSRKDKNLYTLALDRIVEFYELANEPFVDEQEINFDTYYNNAIGVTKSVKEREQRVVFRVNKKLAPYVVTKPIHATQKVLEVTDEGTLFSIEVVHNFELERELLGFGEEIEVLAPRLVKKRIKTRLEKALEKYKK, from the coding sequence ATGGCAACCAATAAAATTGCATTAATACGTTATCAAACGATCGATAAATGTCTTCAAAATCATTTTAGAAAATGGACATTAGAAGATTTGATAGAAAAAGTTTCGGAAGCATTGTATGAATATGAAGGAATAACTTCTGGTGTTTCGAAACGTACAATTCAGGGCGATATACAAGTGATGCGCAGTGATAAATTGGGTTATAATGCGCCAATTGTTGTTCGAGAAAAAAAGTTTTATGAATACGAAGATCGTGATTATTCGATTCATAATTCGCCTGTTTCGTCTGCTGATTTAGACAAAATGAAAGAAGTGATTTCGGTGATGAAACAATTGAATGGTTTTAATTATTTTGATGATATGAACGAGATTATTACGCGTCTCGAAAATAATTTATCCAAACAAACTCATCAACAACCAAATTATATTCAGTTTGAGGAAAATCCTTTATTAAAAGGTTTGGAGCATTTGAATCGGTTGTATCAAGCAATTGTGAAGAAGCAACCTTTGTTGATTTCGTATCAATCATTCAAGGCAAAAAATCAAGAGCCAAAACAACAAGTTTATTATCCGTATTTGTTGAAAGAATATCGTAATCGTTGGTTTTTATTGGCAAAATCGAGAAAAGATAAAAATTTGTATACGTTGGCTTTGGACAGAATAGTTGAATTTTATGAGTTGGCAAATGAACCTTTTGTGGATGAGCAAGAGATTAATTTTGATACGTATTACAACAATGCGATTGGTGTAACGAAAAGTGTGAAAGAAAGAGAGCAACGTGTTGTTTTTCGTGTGAATAAAAAATTGGCGCCTTATGTGGTGACAAAACCAATTCATGCGACGCAAAAAGTATTGGAAGTGACGGATGAAGGAACTTTATTTTCGATAGAAGTTGTACATAATTTTGAGTTGGAACGAGAGCTTTTAGGATTTGGAGAAGAAATAGAAGTTCTTGCGCCGAGATTAGTGAAAAAAAGAATTAAAACACGATTAGAAAAAGCATTAGAAAAATATAAAAAATAG